DNA sequence from the Pedobacter sp. W3I1 genome:
AGCACTGAGATACGACTCCAGAAAATTGGTTCCATTGTATATTATTGTTATCTTTTTGTACCCTCTGATCCTTAGTTATTCTTATTCTATGGGAGGGCTTCAGCAACCCATTACGAAACTTGCAGATTTTAAATGGATGATTTTCTTCATCTTTATGATGAGTACTTTCTTCACCAAACAGTATAAACTCTTCTTTTTAATTACGGGCCTAGAGATTATATTAAGTCTAACTGGTTTTTTTTCAAGCTTTAAAGATTACTTTTTAGTCTTATTTGGAGGTTTGGCCATTGTATATTCAAAAAACTTAAGCTTTAAACAAATACTTCCTCTAGCAGCACTGGGCATCATGTTTGTATATATGTTGATTATCTGGCAATATGTTAAGCCAGAATACCGAAGCTATCTAAATGGTGGTACGATATCTCAAAGTTCGATGAGAACAAGTACTGAATCGCTTACGAAGCTTAATGAATTGGTTCGTAATGTTAATGACGAAAACATTAACGCTGGCTTAAAGCAAACTGTTGAACGGCTATCTTACATCGATTTCTTTTCTGCGACTGTAGATTATGTACCTAGAGTAGTTCCTCATACACATGGACGTTTATGGGGGGATGCCATAGGACGGGTACTCCAACCCCGACTCTTCTTTCCAAATAAACAAATTATTGATGATTCTGAAACAACCAGAAAGTATTCCGGTATGCAAGTTGCTGGAGCCGAATCCGCCACATCGATCAGCCTAGGCTATATGACGGAAAACTATATTGATTTTGGGATACCCGGCATGTTTATCAGTTTATTTGGTTATGGCTTATTGATCGGTTTGGTTTATAAATACGTCATGACCAGCAGTCCAGATAAATTGATTGGAACGGCAATGATTATACCCTTATTTATTTTAATTTATCTTTTCGAATCTGCACTAAATAAACTGATCGGTGGCTTGCTGATGTACCTCCTCATATATGAACTTATCCGTCGTTTCGCACTTAAAACATTTTTAAAACAGATTAAAATATAAGTGAAAATCATTCACATTTCTGCCTCTTATAAACCTGCCTACATCTATGGCGGGCCTATACAGAGCGTTGCGAAACTGTGCGAAGCGATAGCAGCGCCAAGCGACAAGCGTGAGGCGGAAAGCGGAGTTGACTTACAGGTTTTAACAACTACAGCAAACGGAGCATCTGAATTAGATGTAAGCATAATTAAACCTATTTTGGTTCATGGTGTAAAAGTTAGCTATTTTAAACGCTGGACTAAAGACCATAGTCATTTTTCTCCTGGGTTATTGTGGGGATTGAGAAAAGAGATCCTTCGTTGCACTCAGGATGACAAGAATACTAAAATACCCAAACTCCAAACTCCAAACTCCAAACTCATTATCCACATTCACGCCTGGTGGAACCTCGTTTCGGTTTTAAGCTGTTTGGTGGCAAAGTGCTATGGGGTGCAGGTGGTGCTATCACCAAGGGGTATGCTTACGGCTTATTCGCAGCATAACCGAAGTTCATTTTCTAAAAAGACTCTGCACAAGCTGATCGGAAAAAAGCTTTTGCAATATTGCCATATCCACGCCACCAGTGAGCAGGAGAAGCGCGATATCCTTGAGATTATTACGCCAAGAAGCATTACGGTAATCCCGAATTTGGTCAATTTAACTTCAGAAGTCCCAAGTACCAGGTATACAGTATCAAGTGGAAATAACCTTGAACCATCAAGTTTCAAACTCATTTTTCTTTCGCGTATAGAAGAAAAGAAAGGGTTGGAGCTGTTGTTCGATGCCATATCCTTACTCGATATAGATTGGCAGCTGACTATTGCAGGTTCAGGCAAAAAAGAATATATAGATAGCTTACAGGTAAAGGCGCAAAGCCTAAAACTAGATCATCGCATCAATTGGATTGGACAGGTTTCAGATCAGGACAAATATGGGTTGATGGCCAAACACGATTTATTGGTACTGACTTCCTTTAACGAAAACTTTGCCAACGTGGTGATCGAAAGCCTAAGTGTTGGAACACCTGTTTTGGTTTCTGATCAGGTTGGTTTATCTGATTATGTTAGTGAAAAGCAATTGGGCTGGATCAGTCATTTGGACATCCAGGATATTAAAGCACAACTGTCAAATGCTTTTTCTAACCATGAAAAAAGACAAAAGATCCAACAATTGGCACCGGAGATAATCAGAAAAGATTTTGGTGGCCGGCTTTTAGTTAATAGGTATCTGGAGATGTATAAAGGACTGAGTAATGAACAGGGAGTTTAGCTTTATCATTTTGACCTTTAACGAGGAGATCCATCTGCCGCGACTACTGGAATCTATTAAAGATCTGCATGCCGAAGTTTTTATTCTAGATAGTGGCAGCACAGATAACACCTTGAAAATTGCCGCTGATTATGGTGCAACAGTAAAAAGCAATGCTTTTGTAAACCATCCCAAACAGTGGGATTTTGCCTTAAATAACTTTGAAGTTAAAACACCCTGGTCCATCGGACTGGATGCAGACCAGGTGGTTACACCCGAGCTCTTTGAAATGCTGCAGCAATTTAGGGATGAAGATTATGCCAGTATAAACGGAATCTATTTTAACCGGAAGAACTATTTTCAGGGGAGTTGGATCCGCTATGGGGGCTACTACCCTATTTACCTGTTGAAAATGTTCAGAACAGGAATTGGCTATTCAGATCTTAACGAGAATATGGATCACCGTTTTATTGTTCCCGGAAAAACCATGATCTGGAAGAAGGGCCATATACTGGAAGAAAATTTAAAAGAAAACGATATTGATTTCTGGTTTAAAAAGCACGAAAAATATAGCGATCTGATTGCCCAGGAAGAAATTGAAAGGATGCAAAAGCTACGGATCCAAACATTAAAGCCAAGTATCTGGGGCAATCCAGATGAAAAAAAAGCCTCGCTAAAAAGGTTTTGGTGGAAATTGCCATTGGGGTTGCGCCCATATTTGTATTATGGCTACCGCATGGTATTTCAATTCGGTATCCTGGACAATAAAACCGCCAGAAAATTTCATTATATACAGGGACTCTGGTTCAGAAAACTAGTTGATAAAAAGATAACCAGGCTGCGAAATCCTTAGTTGTTTTGGTTAGTTATGTATAAAAAGAAAACTGGTACCTTTATAGCATCCAAATAAATATATGAACGAAGCCCTGAACAAACAAGCCAAGAGACAGGCGGATAAAAAAGCAATCAAATTCGTGATCGCGCTTTTTGTACTCTATATCCTATTTAGTCAGGGAAATTTGTTTATGAACAGCGTAATGACGCCTGGTGCCAGGTTTCACAATGCCTATATCGCCGATCACTTTAATTATATACAGGGCCTTAAAACTGCACTCATTGTACCGGCGGTGTGGATTATCAAAGCGTTTGGCTTTTATGCCATTTACAATGAATCGGATGTGATGGTTGTGGCAGGTCCATACCTCCGCGTTAATTATTCTTGTTTGGGCCTTGGTGTAATGAGTTTTCTGGCGGCCTTTGTGCTTGCCTTCCCAGCACCGTGGAAATCGACCTTTAAGATGCTGGCTATTGGGATTTTAACCATCTATATTTTAAATATTTGTCGGATTGCTGGTTTAGGTGTTTTACTTGGCTTTTTTGAATCGCAACGACAAAACTTTACCTACCACCACGAAATCTTCAATATTATTGTTTACATCTGCATTTTCGCGCTTTTGTATTTCTGGATCAAGCAAAATACTAGGACAACCGGTAAAATAAAAACAGAAGAGAACGATCAACCAAAAGTAGATTGATATTCCAATGAATAAAACTCAGCTCCATAAAAACTTTAATACCGGCGATTTTAAGATCGGCACATCACTATTGAAACAGTTTTTATGGTACTTTACCGATGTATTCTTTTTTAAAAGCAGGCTTATGCCAAGCAGTTCAGTCCTTGTATTCTTATTGAGATTATACGGAGCGAAGATCGGAAAAGAAGTACGTATTAAACCTGGTATTCATATCAAATATCCATGGAAGCTTATTATAGGTGATTACAGCTGGCTTGCCGATTGTTATATTGAAAATTTAGATCTCGTGCACATTGGTGCAAACTGCTGCATCTCGCAGAACGCCACGCTAATGACGGGAAATCATAATTATGCCAAAACCAGTTTTGATCTGATTACTAAACCAATTTTAATCGAAGATGGCGTATGGATCTGTGCCGAAGCCAAAGTTGCTCCCGGCCTTCATTTATTCAGTCATGCGGTACTTTCCATGGGTAGTGTTGCAACCAACGATCTTGAAGCATATTCCATCTATCAAGGCAACCCTGCCATAAAAACAAGAAAAAGGGAAATCCGCTAGTCTTGAACATTCCAATTATTATGCTCCACCATATCAATAATCTTCCCGGCCCAGGCCTGGAAAATTGGAGCATCAGCGAAGAAAAGTTCATTCTTTTACTCAACACCATTGAAAAGCATGGGTTTACTACCACTACATTTAAACTGTTACAAGCGCATAATTATCAAAGGCGGGCAAAGGCAATCATCCTGAGTTTTGATGATTGCCCGGGTGCACTTTTTGAATTCGCTATTCCTGAACTGCTGAAACGAAATATGAAAGCTGTATTTTCTATCCCCACTGCACAGATCGGAGGATTTAACCAATGGGATGTAGCTGAACAAGGGTTCGCAAGCGTAACACTAATGAATGCAGAACAATTACAATATCTTTCCAGTCTGGGTATGGAAATTGCGAGCCACGGCCAACAACATTTGAGGGCAAACAAGATTAGTGAACAGCAATTCGTTGAAGAAATTACAGCATCAAAAAAAACGCTAGAAAAGCTACTGAATCAAAAAATTCAAACATTGGCCTATCCCTATGGCGAGGTTCCCAAAAACTACAAAAAACTGGTCAGCCAGGCAGGCTACACTTTTGGACTTTCAATCTATCAATGGAGATCGAATCAGTTCGCGCTGCGTAGGATAGGTATTCACGCATCCGATACGGAAAGCTCCCTATCTTTTAAACTGAGTAGATCCTATCAGTTTATGCGTACATTTTTCGATCCAATTCTCTGGATAAAAAAGGCCATCAGGGTCTAAATATTGCCACTTTCCATTTTTGATCGTTTTCATTGAGGATCTCTTGAAAGGAGATAAAATTGAAGTGCTTTTTAAGTACCTCCCAGATCACATCATGACCTAAAAAATCGCACATGGAAATAATGAAATACCCACCCTTATTTAAGTTCTGCTTTATACATTTCTGAATGGTATTTAACGGCCTGTTGAAATAATACAAGGTTTCGTTAAAGATAATGGCATCGAATTTCACATTCAGGGTGTCATACTCAAAATCAAGTTGCAGAAAACTTGCCCCAGGAAACGAGACCTTTGCATTCGCTACCGCATTGGAAGAAATATCGATCCCAAGGTAATTCAATGGTTTTATTTCAGATTTAAGGTAATTATAAAGTACTCCCTGGCCACAGCCTACATCCAGAATCTTACCCAAGCCATGCTTTTTAAACAGATCCGCTATCGCAAGATAATGACCTTTTTCGGCTTCAGTGTAAAGATAATCCCAGTCGTTTCCACAAAACTGTTTTTCCCATATCCTTTTAGATACCCTATTACCGAAGCCAAACTTAGATAACACGAGCGTGTAAAGCAAGCGTCTGAATTTATTTTTGATCTTATCGAAAAGGACCTCCATGTTCATAATCGGGATTGATAGACGAATAATTCTCTGGAAGGTTAGTTCTTCAAGAATCATAAATATTAGTGAACAAATATAATTTTCCTAATGGAGGGATCAAGAATAAAAAAACATTTTTATTTATTTTTGTATTATTAATAATACTAAATTTACTTTAAAACAATAATTAAACACATTGGTAGGGATATACCCGGTTTCAAGTTTCTGGCTGATACCACTTGTTTCTCTTTTTCACCTCTCTTTATTTATTTGCGTAAAAAAGAAAAGAGGCTGGATCAAAAATGACAGCCTCTTTTTTATTGGTTGATCAACCGGGAAGAATAGGATAAATAATTTGAACAGATAGGAGAATGGGAACCTATCTACTTTTTATGCCTGTTATCTACCGGTTTTTTCAGATCAATCTTCCAAACCGAAACAGCACTCAATTTAACACCCGAAGAAGTACGGATCTTCAATGTATCCCAGTAACTATTTGGAAAAAAAATATCGGTCATCGCCGTTAGTCCATTATCCGAAAATAGCTCTACCGAGGTTTCATCGAGAATCAAACTAAGCTTTAGATTTTTGGATTTTGAAATCCGTGGAGCAACGTGTTTTTTAGCAAATCCCTTTTCGAAAGATGCATCACCAGCGCTCCTCCTGTCGATAAAATAACTGTCATTCTTTTCATCATAGCCAATGATGAGCTGCTCTTTATCGCGGTTTTCCAGCACAATATCTACCTTTGCTAATTTGGCAAGGCTTAGTTCAAGTTTGAATTTTCCATTGAGGGGCTTAATATAAGAAGAGAGATTTAGCTCCTTGCCTGTAGAAACGTTAGTACTGTTGTATACAGATTTCAACAGTGGAGCGATTTCTTTTACAGGAACTGAACGAAGGTAATAGTCGTTCCCAACATTTTCAAGCGATAATTCTCTTGGGATTGTCATAGCGCCACGCCAGGCCTTGGTAGGCACCTGGTTGGCATATTGCCAGTTGTTCATCCATCCAAGGAAGATCTTCCGGTCACCGGTATTAGACCAGGTAACCCCTGCATAATCATCAGTACCATAATCTACCCATTTCTGTTTTATAGAATTTGGCGTGAATTTATTCCCGTCAAAACTTCCGGTAAAGTACTGCGTCGCAGAACCTCCGTTAGGACCTCCCGGATTGATGCTGACCAACAGCACCCATACTGTTTTACCATTGCTTTTAAGTGGAAATAGATCCGGGCATTCCCACACGCCACCGTGCGCGCCCAAGTTGGCTCCAAATTCGCTCTCGCGTTTCCAGGTTTTTAGATTCGGGGAAGAGTAGAAAGTGATCCTATCTTTTGTAGCCAGGGTCATGATCCATTTTTTTCCCTGTTCGAACCACATCACCTTTGGATCCCTGAAATCGGTAATCCCGGGATTCGGCAACACCGGATTTCCTTTATACTTCGCCCAGTGCGCCCCCTCATCTATACTATAGGCAATACTCTGATACTGGTGCAAGCCGGTTTTGGCCTCCTCAATCTTTTGGTTATGGTGGGTAAATATGGCAACCATGGCATTCTTTCCAAATCCTGCGGTATTGTTTTTATCGATTACGGTACTTCCGGAGAAAATCATCCCAAGACTATCGGGATAAAGTGCGATTGGCTTTTCCTCCCAGTTGAATAAATCGCGGGTTGTAGCATGTCCCCAGTGCATAGGTCCCCATGTTGTTCCTCCTGGGTGATACTGGAAGAAAAGATGATAAACCCCATTGTAATAGACCATGCCGTTGGGATCGTTCATCCAATGTGCCTTTGGCGAAAAATGGAAAGCCGGCCTGTATTTTTCACCTTTGGTAGATTGGGCATTGGTGCCAATAGAAAACAGACTGTAAAGTAAAAAGATCGCTGGTCTTATAAATTTGTTTTTCATAATTTATTATTTAAGTTTTAGCAAATGAAGCTGTATCAAAAAGCATTTTCTTGATTGATTAACAAAATAAATTCCGGAAAGTCGTCATGCTCAGCTTGACTGGGCATAATGTCATTAAGTTAAGTACCATTGTTGTCAGTCTGAGCTTGTCGAAGACCTTTTAAGTAATCGAAAACAAAAAAACATTTGTCCTTCGACAGGCTCAGGATGACAATGTTTTTTGTTTTCTCCTTAACCTTAAGGACATTGGATTCCCACCTGCGTGGGAATGACGAAAATCCCAAATTTAATTCTTTAACAATTCTTAAATTTATCTTTTGATACAGCCTCTTTTAAAATGCTACCATCCGTTGTTTTGTTTATATACCCCGCTACTAAAGTTAATCTGATTTAATGGGATCGGGAAATATTCATCCCTTCCTGCCGTAAACCTGGCATCTGCGAGATGGACAACCCTTGATTTTTCGACCGTAAAATAAGCGTTCATAGTCTGCGCGGCAATCCCCCACCTCACCAAATCAAAAAAGTGATAGCCCTCTGCTGCAAATTCAAGTCTCCTTTCAAACCTCAACGCCTGCCTTGCAAAATCGGGGGTCCAGTCGCAGTTTACCCCAGGCTGATAAGTCTGCGCGTTATAGTTTGAGGTGGGATTACCCGCAGCAGTTTTCAACAGGTTTCGGCTTAAGTTGGCGCGGTTTCTAACCTGGTTGATCAATGGAACCGCCTCTAATGGCCGTCCAAGCTCTATGAGCGCTTCCGCTTTCCAGAGCAGGACATCAGCATAACGGATGATCTCCCAGTTTTTGGAACTTCCGATGAAGGGTGGAACTTTCTGAAAAGAAGGATCATCGGGAAGCACAGCCTCTTTCATACTGGCAAATGCATCATATATAGCTGGTGCCCTTGACCAGGAACGCTGGAAAAGAAAGGTTGATTTGTATTTAAAGGGCGCTCCTGGCCTGGCTACCGTGTGGTCAAGGCGCGGATCAAATGAACTGCTTTGAAAATCTAAGGAAGCGGCAACATCATTATTGTTGTAAGTCAAGAAAAGCGGCAAGCCATTGGCTCCTGTTTTAAAGGCATTTATCAGATCGTGGCTGGGCACATTGAAACCACAGCATCCATATTCCTGATTCATCGGATAGTTGAGTGCATGCCCATAATCCAGTCTTCCCTTTGGCGTACCATCATCTTTTGAATACTGGATGGCG
Encoded proteins:
- a CDS encoding trans-aconitate 2-methyltransferase, with the translated sequence MNMEVLFDKIKNKFRRLLYTLVLSKFGFGNRVSKRIWEKQFCGNDWDYLYTEAEKGHYLAIADLFKKHGLGKILDVGCGQGVLYNYLKSEIKPLNYLGIDISSNAVANAKVSFPGASFLQLDFEYDTLNVKFDAIIFNETLYYFNRPLNTIQKCIKQNLNKGGYFIISMCDFLGHDVIWEVLKKHFNFISFQEILNENDQKWKVAIFRP
- a CDS encoding WcaF family extracellular polysaccharide biosynthesis acetyltransferase: MNKTQLHKNFNTGDFKIGTSLLKQFLWYFTDVFFFKSRLMPSSSVLVFLLRLYGAKIGKEVRIKPGIHIKYPWKLIIGDYSWLADCYIENLDLVHIGANCCISQNATLMTGNHNYAKTSFDLITKPILIEDGVWICAEAKVAPGLHLFSHAVLSMGSVATNDLEAYSIYQGNPAIKTRKREIR
- a CDS encoding glycoside hydrolase family 32 protein, with protein sequence MKNKFIRPAIFLLYSLFSIGTNAQSTKGEKYRPAFHFSPKAHWMNDPNGMVYYNGVYHLFFQYHPGGTTWGPMHWGHATTRDLFNWEEKPIALYPDSLGMIFSGSTVIDKNNTAGFGKNAMVAIFTHHNQKIEEAKTGLHQYQSIAYSIDEGAHWAKYKGNPVLPNPGITDFRDPKVMWFEQGKKWIMTLATKDRITFYSSPNLKTWKRESEFGANLGAHGGVWECPDLFPLKSNGKTVWVLLVSINPGGPNGGSATQYFTGSFDGNKFTPNSIKQKWVDYGTDDYAGVTWSNTGDRKIFLGWMNNWQYANQVPTKAWRGAMTIPRELSLENVGNDYYLRSVPVKEIAPLLKSVYNSTNVSTGKELNLSSYIKPLNGKFKLELSLAKLAKVDIVLENRDKEQLIIGYDEKNDSYFIDRRSAGDASFEKGFAKKHVAPRISKSKNLKLSLILDETSVELFSDNGLTAMTDIFFPNSYWDTLKIRTSSGVKLSAVSVWKIDLKKPVDNRHKK
- a CDS encoding XrtY-associated glycosyltransferase XYAG1, whose amino-acid sequence is MKIIHISASYKPAYIYGGPIQSVAKLCEAIAAPSDKREAESGVDLQVLTTTANGASELDVSIIKPILVHGVKVSYFKRWTKDHSHFSPGLLWGLRKEILRCTQDDKNTKIPKLQTPNSKLIIHIHAWWNLVSVLSCLVAKCYGVQVVLSPRGMLTAYSQHNRSSFSKKTLHKLIGKKLLQYCHIHATSEQEKRDILEIITPRSITVIPNLVNLTSEVPSTRYTVSSGNNLEPSSFKLIFLSRIEEKKGLELLFDAISLLDIDWQLTIAGSGKKEYIDSLQVKAQSLKLDHRINWIGQVSDQDKYGLMAKHDLLVLTSFNENFANVVIESLSVGTPVLVSDQVGLSDYVSEKQLGWISHLDIQDIKAQLSNAFSNHEKRQKIQQLAPEIIRKDFGGRLLVNRYLEMYKGLSNEQGV
- the xrtY gene encoding exosortase Y, which translates into the protein MNEALNKQAKRQADKKAIKFVIALFVLYILFSQGNLFMNSVMTPGARFHNAYIADHFNYIQGLKTALIVPAVWIIKAFGFYAIYNESDVMVVAGPYLRVNYSCLGLGVMSFLAAFVLAFPAPWKSTFKMLAIGILTIYILNICRIAGLGVLLGFFESQRQNFTYHHEIFNIIVYICIFALLYFWIKQNTRTTGKIKTEENDQPKVD
- a CDS encoding RagB/SusD family nutrient uptake outer membrane protein produces the protein MKKLIYTLAFFATLFFSCEKALDEPAQGVVSGDDLNTPENIDKMVIAAYSALGNDHYTSPYSSMWPYGSVRGGDTYKGGDGPGDLSEFHLFETFSLNRPDNALIDQVWFRLYVGVGRANDALRRIDAMSATDYPNKVQRQGELRYLRGHFYFLLKILFKYVPFIDQNTPKADYPTISNRALSNDALWTKIADDFRAAATALPVDQADKGRVNRNAAKAYLAKVLLYQAYTQSENNAVSGIDAAKLNEVNTLCDEIIASGKFSLSADFANNFLAASDNSPESVFAIQYSKDDGTPKGRLDYGHALNYPMNQEYGCCGFNVPSHDLINAFKTGANGLPLFLTYNNNDVAASLDFQSSSFDPRLDHTVARPGAPFKYKSTFLFQRSWSRAPAIYDAFASMKEAVLPDDPSFQKVPPFIGSSKNWEIIRYADVLLWKAEALIELGRPLEAVPLINQVRNRANLSRNLLKTAAGNPTSNYNAQTYQPGVNCDWTPDFARQALRFERRLEFAAEGYHFFDLVRWGIAAQTMNAYFTVEKSRVVHLADARFTAGRDEYFPIPLNQINFSSGVYKQNNGW
- a CDS encoding polysaccharide deacetylase family protein, translating into MNIPIIMLHHINNLPGPGLENWSISEEKFILLLNTIEKHGFTTTTFKLLQAHNYQRRAKAIILSFDDCPGALFEFAIPELLKRNMKAVFSIPTAQIGGFNQWDVAEQGFASVTLMNAEQLQYLSSLGMEIASHGQQHLRANKISEQQFVEEITASKKTLEKLLNQKIQTLAYPYGEVPKNYKKLVSQAGYTFGLSIYQWRSNQFALRRIGIHASDTESSLSFKLSRSYQFMRTFFDPILWIKKAIRV
- a CDS encoding glycosyltransferase family 2 protein; amino-acid sequence: MNREFSFIILTFNEEIHLPRLLESIKDLHAEVFILDSGSTDNTLKIAADYGATVKSNAFVNHPKQWDFALNNFEVKTPWSIGLDADQVVTPELFEMLQQFRDEDYASINGIYFNRKNYFQGSWIRYGGYYPIYLLKMFRTGIGYSDLNENMDHRFIVPGKTMIWKKGHILEENLKENDIDFWFKKHEKYSDLIAQEEIERMQKLRIQTLKPSIWGNPDEKKASLKRFWWKLPLGLRPYLYYGYRMVFQFGILDNKTARKFHYIQGLWFRKLVDKKITRLRNP